In Geotalea uraniireducens, the genomic window GCCATCGGCACCGGAAGCGGCCACCGCGCCGGCCAAGGCCTTCCGGTCAGGGCCGTAGGCACTGACCAGCACCGTATGGCTCGGCACCGCAGCCACGCCGTGCGCCGCCAGTTCGGCAGCCAGCACATCCTCGTTGACCTGCCGGATTGTGCCGTTCCGCGTGACATTGACCACCAGCAGTTTATGGAACTTCCGCCCCCCGAGGTCGGGAGCGCGCCAGGTATCGACCACCGAAACGGTGGAACAGGAGACGAGCAGCAGCATCAGAATGGCCAGGGAAACCATTTTCATGATCGGCGTACGCATGATCCACCTCCTGTTCCCATTGTATCAGGAGCAGCGGCGAATGCCAGGAGCCTCCGGTCAGGAAAGCGACGACGCGGCAGCAGAACGGGTCAGGCGGACTCCAGGGAGGCCAGGAGATCGACCAGGGCGGGATCGAGGACGCTCCCCCGCATCGAGCGGAGCATCTCCAGGGTCTTTTCCCGGGAGAAACGCGGCCGATAGGGGCGATCCGAAGAGAGGGCGTCATAGACGTCGGCAACGGCGACGATCCGCGCCTCGACCGGGATGTCCTTGCCGGCGAGGCCGGTCGGGTACCCCTGGCCGTCGAAGCGCTCGTGATGATAGAGGATGATGTTGACGATAACCGGGGAAAGATTGGCAGTAGTTGCCACTTCGGCCCCCCAGGAGGAATGCTTCTTCACCAGGTCGAACTCTTCATCCCGGAGTTGCCGTTTGGCGTTCAGCACCTGTTCCGGCACGCCGATCTTGCCGCAATCGTGGAGCCAGCTGCCGTGGCGGATTTCCCGCAGCATCTCCTTCGGCAGCGCCAGCGCCTCGGCCAGCCGCACGGCGTACTCGGCGACCCGGTCGCAATGGCCGCGGGTGTCCGGGTCCTTCAGCTCGATCGTCTGGGCAAGGGAGAGAAGGACGCTTTCCTGTTCCTGCTGCATCGCCTTGAGGGTCCGGTAGCGCCGCAGACCGTCCTTGACAGCGTTGACCATTTCGTCCCCCTGCCACGGCTTGAGGATGAAGCGAAACAGCTCGCTCCGGTTAATGGCGCTCAACGCCAGGGCAAGATTGCCGTAGGCGGTGGTCATGATCTTCACTGTATCCGGCGACACCAGCTCCGCCTTGGCCAGCAGCTCCAGGCCGCTCATCCCCGGCATTTGGTGATCGGTTACCAGCACCGCCACCTCCTCCCGTTCGAGCCAGAGCAGCGCCTCGTCGCCACCGGCAGCGGTGACCAGCCGGCACCCGCGCCGCTTGAAGAGCTCCCGTGCATAATCAAGAATCGCCTTATCGTCATCGACAAACAGTACGGTTCCGGTCATTGCCT contains:
- a CDS encoding HD-GYP domain-containing protein yields the protein MTGTVLFVDDDKAILDYARELFKRRGCRLVTAAGGDEALLWLEREEVAVLVTDHQMPGMSGLELLAKAELVSPDTVKIMTTAYGNLALALSAINRSELFRFILKPWQGDEMVNAVKDGLRRYRTLKAMQQEQESVLLSLAQTIELKDPDTRGHCDRVAEYAVRLAEALALPKEMLREIRHGSWLHDCGKIGVPEQVLNAKRQLRDEEFDLVKKHSSWGAEVATTANLSPVIVNIILYHHERFDGQGYPTGLAGKDIPVEARIVAVADVYDALSSDRPYRPRFSREKTLEMLRSMRGSVLDPALVDLLASLESA